The Hippoglossus stenolepis isolate QCI-W04-F060 chromosome 11, HSTE1.2, whole genome shotgun sequence genome includes a window with the following:
- the gorasp1a gene encoding Golgi reassembly-stacking protein 1a, which produces MGLSQSSEVPEGGTYGYHVHGVQPDSPAESAGLQPFFDFILSLDNRRLNEENDLLKELLKTNMEKAVKMEVYSTKSTRVREVEVVPSNMWGGQGLLGASVRFCSYQGASENVWHVLDVEVSSPAVLAGLQPHTDYIVGADQLLQDSEDFFSLIEAHEGKPLKLLVYNIQTDACREVVVTPNGAWGGEGSLGCGIGYGYLHRIPANPDISTANPPIPVPEENPSPTLPAHGFTEAPLMAPSGQSEDVLDVEQVTLQEAPLPPPIQTVPDPESEVAVMNPDAADVLDRLDLSMSSIDMTNTSLTMHEEKDTDISGIEELEDSVLLSSSADDQNDSQELSSQVVMELTSALAATDIMSDSGIPPAEPHHPVTESTEPQSFLMESNESPSPPMGALSLPVDTPEPSVEPSVPTEDPPSPLPVDLLQSPAADESTADDSPAQAVEDAAQSAEEPAEEPVEEPAEEPAEEPAEEPAEEPAEESSKEPAEPLDVAPAQPCSHEHDEEEPEETPAE; this is translated from the exons ATGGGTTTGTCTCAGAGTTCAGAGGTACCTGAAGGAGGAACGTATGGATACCACGTACACGGA GTGCAGCCGGATTCCCCTGCAGAGTCGGCCGGCCTGCAGCCCTTCTTTGACTTCATTCTGTCTCTGGACAATAGGAGACTT AATGAGGAAAACGACCTGCTGAAGGAGCTCCTGAAGACCAACATGGAGAAAGCAGTGAAGATGGAGGTGTACAGCACCAAAAGCACGAGGGTCcgtgaggtggaggtggtgccCAGCAACATGTGGGGAGGACAGGGGCTGCTGGGGGCCAGTGTACGCTTCTGCAGCTACCAAGGAGCCAGTGAGAACGTGTGGCACGTCCTG GATGTGGAAGTTAGTTCACCTGCTGTTCTGGCAGGGCTCCAGCCACACACTGACTACATTGTTGGAGCGGATCAATTGTTGCAAGAT TCAGAAGACTTCTTTTCACTGATTGAGGCTCATGAAGGGAAACCCCTGAAGCTGCTGGTGTACAACATACAAACGGATGCCTGCAGAGAGGTGGTGGTCACACCGAATGGAGCGTGGGGAGGAGAGGGCAG TTTGGGTTGTGGCATCGGTTATGGTTACCTGCACCGAATCCCTGCAAATCCAGACATATCAACTGCAAATCCTCCCATCCCTGTTCCTGAGGAGAATCCCTCTCCAACACTGCCTGCACATGGATTCACAGAG GCGCCTTTAATGGCACCTTCAGGCCAGAGTGAAGATGTGTTAGATGTGGAGCAGGTCACCCTGCAGGAagctcctctacctcctcccaTCCAGACAGTCCCAGACCCTG AGTCTGAAGTGGCAGTGATGAACCCTGATGCTGCAGATGTGCTGGACAGGCTGGATCTGTCCATGTCATCCATAGACATGACCAACACGTCACTGACTATGCATGAGGAGAAGGACACTGACATCTCTGGCATTG aggagctggaggacagtGTACTGCTGTCATCATCAGCAGACGACCAGAATGATTCACAAGAGCTGAGCTCGCAGGTAGTCATGGAGCTCACCTCTGCTCTCGCTGCCACTGACATTATGTCTGATTCAGGCATCCCACCAGCGGAACCACATCACCCGGTCACAGAGTCCACTGAACCACAAAGCTTTCTCATGGAGTCTAATGAGAGCCCAAGTCCACCTATGGGTGCGTTGTCTCTCCCTGTAGACACACCCGAACCTTCCGTTGAGCCGTCTGTCCCCACTGAAGACCCTCCCTCCCCACTTCCCGTTGATCTCCTCCAATCCCCGGCCGCTGATGAGTCGACAGCAGACGATTCACCTGCTCAGGCTGTCGAGGATGCAGCACAGTCAGCGGAGGAGCCAGCGGAGGAGCCTGTGGAGGAGCCTGCGGAGGAGCCAGCCGAGGAGCCAGCCGAGGAGCCAGCCGAGGAGCCCGCCGAGGAGTCATCCAAGGAGCCTGCGGAGCCTCTAGATGTGGCTCCTGCTCAGCCGTGCAGCCATGAGCACGATGAGGAGGAACCAGAAGAGACACCCGCTGAGTAA
- the LOC118117747 gene encoding WD repeat-containing protein 48 isoform X2 has protein sequence MATHHRQNAAGRRKVQVSYVIRDEVEKYNRNGVNALQLDPALNRLFTAGRDSIIRIWSVYQHKDPYIASMEHHTDWVNDIVLCCNGKTLISASSDTTVKVWNAHKGFCMSTLRTHKDYVKALAYAKDKELVASAGLDRQIFLWDVNTLTALTASNNTVTTSSLSGNKDSIYSLAMNQMGTVIVSGSTEKVLRVWDPRTCAKLMKLKGHTDNVKSLLLNRDGTQCLSGSSDGTIRLWSLGQQRCIATYRVHDEGVWALQVNEAFTHVYSGGRDKKIYCTDLRNPDIRVLICEEKAPVLKMELDRSADPPPAIWVSTTKSSVNKWSLKGMHNFRSSGEYDNDCTTPLTPLCTQPEQVIKGGASIIQCHILNDKRHILTKDTNNNVAFWDVLKACKGEDLGKVEFDEEIKKRFKMVYVPNWFSVDLKTGMLTITLDESDCFAAWVSAKDAGFSSSDGSDPKLNLGGLLLQALLEFWPRTRINPMDEEENEVNHVNGEQENRVQKGNGYFQVPPHTPVIFGEAGGRTLFRLLCRDSGGETESMLLNETVPQWVIDITVDKNMPKFNKIPFYLQPHSSSGAKTLKKDRLSASDMLQVRKVMEHVYEKIINLDNESQTTSSTANDKPGEQEKEEDMAMLAEEKIELMCQDQVLDPNMDLRTVKHFIWKSGGDLTLHYRQKST, from the exons ATGGCCACGCATCACAGGCAAAATGCTGCTGGGCGGAGAAAAGTACAG gtgtCCTATGTCATTAGAGATGAGGTGGAGAAGTACAATCGAAATGGGGTGAATGCTCTCCAGCTCGACCCAGCTCTTAACCGGCTCTTCACCGCTGGGAGAGACTCCATCATCCGGATATGGAGCGTCTACCAGCACAAG GACCCGTACATTGCCTCAATGGAGCATCATACAGACTGGGTCAATGACATTGTTCTCTGCTGCAATGGAAAAACAT TGATATCTGCCTCATCGGATACAACAGTCAAAGTATGGAATGCACATAAAGGATTCTGCATGTCCACGTTACGAACACACAAGGACTATGTGAAAGCTTTGGCCTACGCCAAGGACAAGGAGCTGGTAGCGTCGGCGGGTCTCGACCGGCAGATCTTTCTTTGGGATGTGAACACACTAACAGCGCTCACTGCTTCCAATAACACTGTAACCA CCTCCTCTCTCAGTGGGAACAAGGACTCTATCTACAGTCTGGCTATGAACCAGATGGGCACAGTCATAGTGTCTGGATCAACAGAAAAG GTTCTTAGAGTGTGGGATCCTCGAACGTGTGCAAAACTAATGAAGCTAAAAGGTCACACGGACAACGTCAAGTCATTGCTGTTGAATCGAGATGGCACTCAG TGCTTGTCAGGCAGCTCAGACGGGACCATCCGCCTTTGGTCCCTCGGCCAGCAGAGGTGTATCGCCACCTACCGGGTGCACGATGAAGGGGTGTGGGCCCTGCAGGTCAACGAGGCCTTTACACACGTCTACTCTGGAGGCAGGGACAAAAAGATCTACTGCACTGACCTGCGTAACCCAGACATCCGTGTGCTCATCTGTGAGGAAAAGGCCCCAGTGCTCAAA ATGGAACTGGACAGATCTGCTGACCCACCTCCTGCAATCTGGGTCTCTACCACTAAGTCATCCGTTAATAAATGG TCATTAAAGGGAATGCACAACTTCAGATCATCAGGGGAGTATGACAATGACTGCACTACCCCTCTGACACCACTGTGTACTCAGCCAGAGCAAGTCATTAAAG GAGGTGCCAGTATTATCCAGTGCCACATTCTCAATGACAAGAGACACATACTTACCAAAGATACCAACAACAACGTGGCATTCTGGGATGTTCTAAAG GCTTGCAAGGGCGAAGACTTGGGGAAAGTGGAGTTTGATGAAGAGATTAAAAAGCGTTTCAAGATGGTCTATGTGCCAAATTGGTTCTCTGTTGACCTGAAAACTGGG ATGCTCACTATCACATTGGATGAGAGCGACTGCTTTGCTGCCTGGGTGTCTGCAAAGGATGCAGGGTTTTCAAGCTCTGATGGATCTGATCCAAAAT TGAACCTGGGTGGACTGCTGCTGCAGGCTCTGCTGGAGTTCTGGCCCAGAACTCGCATCAACCCCATGGACGAGGAAGAGAACGAGGTGAACCATG TGAACGGAGAGCAGGAGAACCGGGTCCAGAAAGGAAATGGATATTTCCAGgtgccaccacacacaccagtaaTCTTTGGtgaagcaggaggcagaacactGTTTAG gtTGCTATGTAGAGATTCCGGTGGAGAGACTGAATCTATGCTGCTGAATGAGACAGTCCCACAGTGGGTTATTGACATAACTGTAGAT AAAAATATGCCCAAGTTCAATAAAATCCCATTCTACCTCCAGCCCCATTCCTCTTCTGGTGCAAAAACTCTGAAGAA AGACCGTCTCTCGGCCAGTGACATGCTCCAGGTTAGGAAGGTGATGGAGCATGTTTACGAAAAAATCATTAACCTTGACAACGAGTCGCAGACCACCAGCTCCACGGCCAATGACAAACCCggggagcaggagaaggaggaggacatgGCCATGCTCGCCGAGGAGAAGATTGAGCTAATGTGTCAAGACCAG GTTCTGGATCCCAACATGGACCTGCGAACAGTTAAACATTTTATCTGGAAGAGTGGCGGGGACTTGACGCTTCACTATAGGCAGAAGTCCACGTGA
- the LOC118117747 gene encoding WD repeat-containing protein 48 isoform X1, giving the protein MATHHRQNAAGRRKVQVSYVIRDEVEKYNRNGVNALQLDPALNRLFTAGRDSIIRIWSVYQHKQDPYIASMEHHTDWVNDIVLCCNGKTLISASSDTTVKVWNAHKGFCMSTLRTHKDYVKALAYAKDKELVASAGLDRQIFLWDVNTLTALTASNNTVTTSSLSGNKDSIYSLAMNQMGTVIVSGSTEKVLRVWDPRTCAKLMKLKGHTDNVKSLLLNRDGTQCLSGSSDGTIRLWSLGQQRCIATYRVHDEGVWALQVNEAFTHVYSGGRDKKIYCTDLRNPDIRVLICEEKAPVLKMELDRSADPPPAIWVSTTKSSVNKWSLKGMHNFRSSGEYDNDCTTPLTPLCTQPEQVIKGGASIIQCHILNDKRHILTKDTNNNVAFWDVLKACKGEDLGKVEFDEEIKKRFKMVYVPNWFSVDLKTGMLTITLDESDCFAAWVSAKDAGFSSSDGSDPKLNLGGLLLQALLEFWPRTRINPMDEEENEVNHVNGEQENRVQKGNGYFQVPPHTPVIFGEAGGRTLFRLLCRDSGGETESMLLNETVPQWVIDITVDKNMPKFNKIPFYLQPHSSSGAKTLKKDRLSASDMLQVRKVMEHVYEKIINLDNESQTTSSTANDKPGEQEKEEDMAMLAEEKIELMCQDQVLDPNMDLRTVKHFIWKSGGDLTLHYRQKST; this is encoded by the exons ATGGCCACGCATCACAGGCAAAATGCTGCTGGGCGGAGAAAAGTACAG gtgtCCTATGTCATTAGAGATGAGGTGGAGAAGTACAATCGAAATGGGGTGAATGCTCTCCAGCTCGACCCAGCTCTTAACCGGCTCTTCACCGCTGGGAGAGACTCCATCATCCGGATATGGAGCGTCTACCAGCACAAG CAGGACCCGTACATTGCCTCAATGGAGCATCATACAGACTGGGTCAATGACATTGTTCTCTGCTGCAATGGAAAAACAT TGATATCTGCCTCATCGGATACAACAGTCAAAGTATGGAATGCACATAAAGGATTCTGCATGTCCACGTTACGAACACACAAGGACTATGTGAAAGCTTTGGCCTACGCCAAGGACAAGGAGCTGGTAGCGTCGGCGGGTCTCGACCGGCAGATCTTTCTTTGGGATGTGAACACACTAACAGCGCTCACTGCTTCCAATAACACTGTAACCA CCTCCTCTCTCAGTGGGAACAAGGACTCTATCTACAGTCTGGCTATGAACCAGATGGGCACAGTCATAGTGTCTGGATCAACAGAAAAG GTTCTTAGAGTGTGGGATCCTCGAACGTGTGCAAAACTAATGAAGCTAAAAGGTCACACGGACAACGTCAAGTCATTGCTGTTGAATCGAGATGGCACTCAG TGCTTGTCAGGCAGCTCAGACGGGACCATCCGCCTTTGGTCCCTCGGCCAGCAGAGGTGTATCGCCACCTACCGGGTGCACGATGAAGGGGTGTGGGCCCTGCAGGTCAACGAGGCCTTTACACACGTCTACTCTGGAGGCAGGGACAAAAAGATCTACTGCACTGACCTGCGTAACCCAGACATCCGTGTGCTCATCTGTGAGGAAAAGGCCCCAGTGCTCAAA ATGGAACTGGACAGATCTGCTGACCCACCTCCTGCAATCTGGGTCTCTACCACTAAGTCATCCGTTAATAAATGG TCATTAAAGGGAATGCACAACTTCAGATCATCAGGGGAGTATGACAATGACTGCACTACCCCTCTGACACCACTGTGTACTCAGCCAGAGCAAGTCATTAAAG GAGGTGCCAGTATTATCCAGTGCCACATTCTCAATGACAAGAGACACATACTTACCAAAGATACCAACAACAACGTGGCATTCTGGGATGTTCTAAAG GCTTGCAAGGGCGAAGACTTGGGGAAAGTGGAGTTTGATGAAGAGATTAAAAAGCGTTTCAAGATGGTCTATGTGCCAAATTGGTTCTCTGTTGACCTGAAAACTGGG ATGCTCACTATCACATTGGATGAGAGCGACTGCTTTGCTGCCTGGGTGTCTGCAAAGGATGCAGGGTTTTCAAGCTCTGATGGATCTGATCCAAAAT TGAACCTGGGTGGACTGCTGCTGCAGGCTCTGCTGGAGTTCTGGCCCAGAACTCGCATCAACCCCATGGACGAGGAAGAGAACGAGGTGAACCATG TGAACGGAGAGCAGGAGAACCGGGTCCAGAAAGGAAATGGATATTTCCAGgtgccaccacacacaccagtaaTCTTTGGtgaagcaggaggcagaacactGTTTAG gtTGCTATGTAGAGATTCCGGTGGAGAGACTGAATCTATGCTGCTGAATGAGACAGTCCCACAGTGGGTTATTGACATAACTGTAGAT AAAAATATGCCCAAGTTCAATAAAATCCCATTCTACCTCCAGCCCCATTCCTCTTCTGGTGCAAAAACTCTGAAGAA AGACCGTCTCTCGGCCAGTGACATGCTCCAGGTTAGGAAGGTGATGGAGCATGTTTACGAAAAAATCATTAACCTTGACAACGAGTCGCAGACCACCAGCTCCACGGCCAATGACAAACCCggggagcaggagaaggaggaggacatgGCCATGCTCGCCGAGGAGAAGATTGAGCTAATGTGTCAAGACCAG GTTCTGGATCCCAACATGGACCTGCGAACAGTTAAACATTTTATCTGGAAGAGTGGCGGGGACTTGACGCTTCACTATAGGCAGAAGTCCACGTGA